A part of Cherax quadricarinatus isolate ZL_2023a unplaced genomic scaffold, ASM3850222v1 Contig452, whole genome shotgun sequence genomic DNA contains:
- the LOC128700996 gene encoding uncharacterized protein yields the protein MASASLKRKRTDVREGGAKKRKHVSCNDLGYNITSEIPFSHILFNRKFYEQFPATFYLDNIRNNDAGITKVIEDILSIDVGHRHNITLKIALQVAGFKRVVERIIANFRRLCIRHLLQTYCNTSEGPTSAERCHFSVDDLAALLRCVHPCPPDDHTEETLLRSAQPHHTVDDTQATLLRSAQPHHTVDDTQETLFSTAQPHHTVDDTQATLLRSAQPHHTVDDTQATLLRSAQPHHTVDDTQEILFSTAQPHHTVDYTQATLLRSAQPHHTVDDTQATLLRSAQPHHTVDDTQATLLRSAQPHHTVDDTQETLFSSAQPHHTVDDTQETLFSSAQPHHTVDDTQATLLSTAQPHHTVDDTQETLFSSAQPRHTVDDTQTLLSTAQPHHTVDDTQILLSTAQPHHTVDDTQETLLQQELQGLKNQAPTNPPPLGWQQVFSVLLAMLRRVVPREVWGSFHNFRMMKRAVKRFISLGRYDSFHVGHIMTNINLKDCKWASSLSNFRLKTNVIAKLFVWVMCRLVMVTLNSFFYLTEHAAYHNQLLYYRKRVWQQQHDRGLNALMNNDSLVRFSQEISQVVSPDEPRQNKFPRIRFIPKKQDVRPIMPLGRGGMSLSLLLKARVLLGHLSKAHMKGSMKTKSSSDLHNAWCMYTKKILVKENSNNRLYFVRTDIRDAYGSILHNKLVDLLQQCIENLAPTLAFGQYVSMRMGGKTGKKITYILLDGNKQPTTSLIRGAERLVEVYTPVIVQPQKVVEEIKQLLCKLIISNGSKLFRIVRGLPQGGSLSAALCEFYYAAMCAAYFCRFNHGSNVLFRAVDDFLFISEARRDAEQFMEHVKSGIPEFNCSMNKEKTLHNLDTQIEHRVSFCGIIVCLKSLQLLVNTSSLAIGYPKYTMRLNTYESPGKFVKERLRQVTLTRLQPLMLDPSYTKTNGVITNVWRSGFMAGARLLAMLSNVLAPRGKINAKFISLSVIEVGHKVYRRIQSVFQREDVNLTVPKVVILITYVTGVCTMMNWPGLPKWLPIYNNLRRFLKRMLVNVPGDMQRLLPTLLHDNPTR from the exons CGTAAACGAACCGACGTCAGAGAAGGTGGAGCAAAGAAGAGGAAACATGTGTCCTGCAATGATCTTGGATATAACATCACCAGTGAAATACCATTTTCACACATTCTCTTCAACCGAAAGTTCTACGAACAATTTCCCGCCACTTTCTACTTAGACAACATTCGTAATA ATGATGCTGGAATTACCAAGGTGATAGAAGATATTCTATCCATAGACGTGGGTCATAGGCACAACATCACTCTTAAAATTGCCCTTCAAGTGGCCGGCTTTAAACGTGTAGTTGAGCGTATTATTGCTAACTTTAGAAGATTGTGCATTAGACACCTGCTGCAGACGTATTGCAACACCAGTGAAGGTCCGACATCTGCCGAAAGGTGCCACTTTAGTGTTGATGATTTAGCTGCACTGTTGAGGTGTGTGCACCCCTGCCCTCCTGATGAtcacactgaagaaacactgttGAGGAGTGCACAGCCCCACCATACTGTTGatgacactcaagcaacactgtTGAGGAGTGCACAACCTCACCATACTGTTGATGACACTCAAGAAACACTGTTTAGCACTGCACAACCTCACCATACTGTTGatgacactcaagcaacactgtTGAGGAGTGCACAGCCTCACCATACTGTTGatgacactcaagcaacactgtTGAGGAGTGCACAGCCTCACCATACTGTTGATGACACTCAAGAAATACTGTTTAGCACTGCACAACCTCACCATACTGTTGATtacactcaagcaacactgtTGAGGAGTGCACAGCCTCACCATACTGTTGatgacactcaagcaacactgtTGAGGAGTGCACAGCCTCACCATACTGTTGatgacactcaagcaacactgtTGAGGAGTGCACAGCCTCACCATACTGTTGATGACACTCAAGAAACACTGTTTAGCAGTGCACAGCCTCACCATACTGTTGATGACACTCAAGAAACACTGTTTAGCAGTGCACAACCTCACCATACTGTTGatgacactcaagcaacactgtTGAGCACTGCACAGCCTCACCATACTGTTGATGACACTCAAGAAACACTGTTTAGCAGTGCACAACCTCGCCATACTGTTGATGACACTCAAACACTGTTGAGCACTGCACAGCCTCACCATACTGTTGATGACACTCAAATACTGTTGAGCACTGCACAGCCTCACCATACTGTTGATGACACTCAAGAAACACTGTTACAGCAAGAATTGCAG GGGCTCAAAAACCAGGCTCCTACAAACCCACCACCACTGGGATGGCAGCAGGTGTTTTCAGTCCTCCTTGCAATGTTGCGTCGCGTTGTGCCCAGGGAAGTGTGGGGATCATTTCATAACTTCAGGATGATGAAGAGGGCTGTGAAGAGATTTATATCTCTTGGTCGCTATGATAGCTTCCATGTTGGACACATAATGACCAACATCAATTTAAAGGATTGCAA GTGGGCTTCATCCCTAAGTAACTTCAGGCTGAAGACGAACGTCATTGCCAAATTGTTCGTGTGGGTCATGTGCCGACTCGTTATGGTAACATTGAATAGTTTTTTCTACTTGACGGAACATGCCGCCTACCACAACCAGCTTCTGTATTACCGCAAGAGAGTGTGGCAACAGCAACACGACCGGGGATTGAATGCACTAATGAACAACGACTCTTTGGTGAGGTTTTCCCAAGAAATATCCCAGGTGGTATCCCCTGACGAGCCCCGGCAAAATAAATTTCCTCGCATTAGATTTATACCTAAAAAACAAGATGTAAGGCCCATTATGCCACTAGGAAGAGGTGGAATGTCACTATCGCTTTTGTTAAAGGCTCGTGTTCTGTTAGGCCATCTCAGCAAGGCGCACATGAAAGGAAGTATGAAAACAAAATCATCTTCAGACTTACACAATGCTTGGTGCATGTATACCAAAAAAATACTTGTCAAGGAAAACAGCAACAACCGTTTGTATTTTGTGCGGACGGACATCAGAGATGCTTATGGATCAATTCTACATAATAAATTAGTAGATTTACTGCAGCAGTGTATTGAAAATTTAGCCCCTACACTGGCATTTGGCCAGTATGTATCAATGAGGATGGGTGGCAAGACAGGTAAAAAGATTACCTACATACTTCTTGACGGGAATAAACAGCCCACCACTTCACTCATACGTGGCGCAGAGAGACTAGTAGAAGTGTACACACCAGTGATTGTTCAGCCACAGAAAGTTGTTGAAGAAATTAAACAACTTTTATGTAAGCTAATTATATCTAATGGCTCTAAGCTATTTAGAATTGTTCGCGGTTTGCCCCAGGGAGGTTCCCTGTCTGCCGCACTCTGTGAGTTCTATTATGCAGCAATGTGTGCAGCTTACTTTTGTCGATTTAATCATGGCAGCAATGTCCTTTTTCGAGCTGTTGATGATTTTCTTTTCATTTCTGAAGCTCGCAGAGATGCAGAGCAATTCATGGAACATGTGAAGAGTGGCATCCCTGAGTTTAATTGTTCAATGAACAAAGAGAAAACTCTTCATAATCTTGACACACAGATTGAGCACCGCGTTAGTTTTTGTGGTATAATCGTATGTTTGAAATCACTCCAACTTCTGGTGAATACCTCCAGCCTAGCCATTGGCTATCCTAAATATACGATGCGCCTAAACACTTACGAAAGCCCTGGAAAATTTGTGAAGGAAAGGCTTAGGCAGGTAACACTGACACGCCTTCAGCCACTCATGCTAGATCCATCATACACAAAAACCAATGGAGTCATTACCAATGTATGGCGCAGTGGTTTTATGGCTGGAGCTAGGCTGTTGGCTATGTTGAGCAATGTTTTGGCACCACGAGGGAAAATCAATGCAAAATTTATTTCACTTAGTGTTATTGAAGTAGGACATAAAGTTTATAGGAGAATTCAATCAGTGTTTCAACGAGAGGATGTCAACTTAACAGTTCCGAAGGTGGTGATTTTGATCACATATGTCACAGGGGTTTGTACCATGATGAACTGGCCTGGGTTGCCAAAATGGCTACCAATATACAACAATCTGCGAAGATTTTTGAAGAGAATGCTGGTCAATGTGCCTGGTGATATGCAGAGGCTACTCCCAACACTCCTTCATGATAACCCAACTCGGTAA